The Streptomyces taklimakanensis nucleotide sequence TCGACGCCCAGCGCCTGGAGGGCCAGCTTGACCGCGTTGGTGCCGTTGTCGACCCCCACGCAGCACTCGACACCGTGGTAGGCGGCGAACTCCCGCTCGAAGCCGCGCACGCTCTCGCCGAGGATCAGCCGGCCGGACTCGAAGACCGTCTCCACGGCGTCGAGGATGTCCTCGCGTTCCTGGTGGTACTCCGCGCGGTAGTCCCAGACACGGGTGGTCACAGTTGGCTCCTCTCGTCGTACGCGTTCCCGTACGATCCGTCCGCCGCGGCCGGCGCGGCGGTTCCGTCCGCCGCGGCCAACGCGGCAGTTCCGTCCGCCGCGGCCAACGCGGCAGTTCCGTCCGCCGCGGCCAACGCGACGGTTCCGTCCGCCGCGGCCAACGCGGCCACGGTCTCCTCCAACGCGGCCCGCGGCTGTGCCAGGGGCCGCCAGCCGGTGGCGGCGCGGAACGCCGACGGGTCCGCCGTCACACCGCGCAGGTCCGCCCCGACGGCGGAGTCGGGCGGGTCGACGGTGACCACCGGCACCGGGGGGCGGCCGGTGCGGGCACCGACGAGCGCGGCGATCGTGCGGAACAGCTCGCCGACGGGCACACCGTGACCGGTGCCCACCGTCCAGGCCCGGCCGGCGAGTTCGGGGGCGTGGTCCAGCGCGGCCACGAAGGCGCGCGCCGCGTCCCGGACGTACAGCAGGTCCCGCCGCACCGAGCCGTCGTGCCACAGGGGCAGCGGCTCGCCCGCGAGCGCCCGGCGGGCCATGGCCGTGACCACGCCCCGGTCCTCGCGGCCGGGAGCCGTCGGCGGACCGAAGACGGTGGGCAGCCGCAGTGTCGTCCCGCACAGCGCGCCGCGTGCCGACGCGGTGTGCAACAGCTCCTCGGCGGCGAGCTTCTGCCGCTGGTAGGCGTTGGCCGGGGCGGACGCGTCGGAGGCCGCGCCGCCGTCGGTGCCCACGGTGCCGGCGAAGACGACCACCGGAGGCGGCCCGTCGCCCCGCGCGGCCCCCAGGATGTCGACCAGGTCGCGCATGACGGTGACGTTCACCCGCTCGGCGGTCCGGTCGCCCTCCGGCACCCGCCAGCTTCCGCTCGGCGCGCGGTGCGCCAGGAGGTGGATCACCGCGTCGGAGCCGGCCACCGCGTCGGCCAGGGCCGCGCGGTCGGTGACGTCGGCCGGTCGGACCTCCAGCTCGGCCGGTCCCGGGCCGGGCACGGCGACCGGCCGGCGGACGACGGCACGCAGCCGGACGGGGCGCCGGGCCAACAGGGCGGTCACGGCGGAACCGATGAAGCCGGCGGCCCCGAGCACGGTGACCAGCGGACGCGGGGCACGCTCCGCGGGGCGGCTCACGAGGGCACCCCGTCCGGTTCCCGCGCCGCCACGGCCAGGGAACGCAGGCACGCCAGCAGGCTGCGGGCCTCCATGCTGACGTAGTGGCTGTGGCGCAGCAGGTCGGAGAACTGGCGCAGCGTCAACCAGCGGAAGTCGGGGGGCTCGGGCAGGTGCGGGGTCTCCACGACCAGGTGGCGGGTGCGCGCGTGGTAGAAGCGCCCGCCCTCCTCCGACAGCACCGTGTCGAAGCGGACGTCCGCCGGGTCGGCCCCCAGCACGTCGTCCAGGAAGGCGGGACGGGCGGCGGGCGGCAGGACGTCGTAGTTCTCCGGCACGCACTGCACGGTCGGCGCCAGCTCGGCGACGTCCGCGTACCCGGGCTCGGCGCGCACCTGCGCCAGAACGTGCAGCACTCCTGCCACCCGGGTGACGAGGAAGGCCACGATCCCGGTGCCGTGCGGGGCGAGCATCGGCTGGCTCCAGCCGTTCACCTCGCGGCCGGAGGCCTCCACCCGCACCCCGATGACGCTGAAGAACCGCCCGCTGTCGTGGCTGACGCCCTCCTCGTCGTACCGCCACCGCGCCAGTTCGTCGAGCCGTCGGGGCCGCACCTCCAGCTCCGTCCGCACCCGGGCGTCGGTGATCCAGCTCAGCACGGCCTCGGTGGGGTGCAGGGCGGGCGGATCGCCGCGGCCGGAGCGGACCACCGAGGCGGCGAAGTCGTCCGGTCCGGCGGTCGCGGCCGGCCCGGCCGCGACCGCCGGACCGGACGGCAGGCAGGCCAGGACCGACCGGGTGTCCATGTTGACCAGGTCCTCCACGGCCAACAGGCCGTGCAGCTCGGTCAGGGTCAGCCACAGGAAGCCCTCCCGGACCTCGACCTCCTCGGTGACCTCCACGACCATGTTGCGGTTCCTCTTGCGGAGGAACCACGCGCCCTGTTCCGACTGGCGGACGTCGGCCACCACGCGCCGACGCGGGGAGGCGGGGGAGACGGGGGAGGCGCCGGCGAAGTACTCCAGGTACGGCACCGGCGAACCACCGTGCACCCGGCGGTAGTTGCTCGCCGTCGCCTGCACCGTGGGCGAGAGCTGGATGCCGTTGCGGTTGCCCGGCTCGGCCTTGAGCTGGACCAGGCAGTGCGGCACTCCGCCGAAGTCCTTGACCAGCAGCCCCAGGAGACCGATCTCGGGCTGGTTGATGATCGGCTGCTCCCAGTGCGGCACGGGGTGCCCCGGGCGCCGCACCCCCACGCCCTCCACGGAGAAGAACCCGCCGCTGCGGTGCCGGATCGAGCCGGTCGCGGGATCCTCGTGCCAGCCGTCCAGACCGGCGAGGGGAACCCGCTCGGTCCGCGTGTACACGCGGCCCCGCGCCTCCCTCAGCAGACGGTCGAGTTCCGAAGGGAGCCTCACCGCAGCACGCTCCCCTCCGGCAGGACCTCCTCGAAGAACGCCTGCTGGTGGCGCATGGTCCGGCGGAAGTACGCGCTGTAGCGCTCGGCGTGCGCGGCGGACATCGTGCCCAGCACCATGGCCAGCGCGTGGTGACCGTCCCGGGGTTCGATGATCAGGTTGTGCCAGACGGGGCGGACCGCCCGTACGTGCCGGCGCACCGCCCGCTCCAGGGCCGCGCGGCCCCCCTGCCAGCCGCGCGGGTAGACCAGTTCCCCGCGGTCCGCCAGCGACCCGTACCACTCCAGCAGGTCCCGGGTCGCCGCCTCGTACCCGGCCTCGAAGTGGCGCGGGTGGGTCAGGGCGCGGTAGGCGGCGCGGGCGCCGCGCGCGTCGGGGAAGCGCGCGATCTCGTGCTCGTACGCGCACGGCAGCCGGTGCTGCCGGGTGCTCGGGTCCTCCAGCATGCTGACGGAGACGTCCAGGAGGGTGGTGCAGCGGGCGCCCGTGTCCGTCAGCCGCACCCACAGGTCCCAGTCCTCGAGCCCGATGGGGGACTCCGTCCAGCCGCCGACCCGTTCGGCCAGCTCCACCCGGTGCGCCGCGCAACTGTTCTCGAACAGCGGGTTCATCAACTGGAGTTCGGGGTGCCAGCACATGGTCAGCGGGTCCGCGACGGAGACGACCTCGCCCGCCGCGGTCACCTTGCGCGCCCGGGTGGCCGCGAACGAGGCGCCCTCGTCGAACACCTCGGCCAGCAGGGCGAGGTGGTGGGGATCCCACCGGTCGTCGTGGTCGAGGTAGGCGACGACCTCGCCCGACACCTCCTTGAGCGCCAGGTTCGTCGGCCCGGCCTGGAACCCGAAGCGCGGGGTGCGCAGCAGGCGGACCCGGCCGTCCCGCGCCGCGACCTCGGCCACCACCTCGTCCGTGTCGTCGTCACTGCCGTCGGAGGCCACGATCAGCTCCCAGTCCTCCACCGTCTGGGCCCGGACGGATTCCAGGGTGGAGAGAATCGCCGGACCGCGGTTGTAGGTCGGGCAGATGACGGAGAAACGGGGCATCGGCAATTCCTCTCGTGCGGCCGGTGGGTTCGTGAATTCTCCTGGCCGGGACAACCTTTCCGGGCCGAGGGAGTTCGCCCGCGCACAGTCGTGGCAGCGTGATGGAGAGTCGAGCCGATGCGCCCGCCGCGCACCGGACGCGGTGCCGCGGACGCACGGAACCGGGATGCCCCCGTTCGACGCCGCCGTTCGACACCGCCGTCCAACGCCGCCGTACCGGCCCACCGATGAGCCCCCCGGGGCCGAGCCGCCCCACCACGGGGCGCCCGCGAACAGGGTGAACGAAGCGCTGACCAGTGTCAACCGGCTCCGTCCCAGGGCGGGGACAACCGGTCGGGGCGCCGTTTTCCCCGTCTCGGGACGGGGGCGGACAACTGTTCTCGGGACGGGAGCGGAACCTGAGGCACCGTGACTAGATTGACGATCGCGCTCGGCGCCGGGGAGGACTGCCGGGTGAGTGCGGTTCACGGTTCCGTCCGAGAACGGCGACGCTTCGAGCGTCGATGATCCGGCCGTGGAAATGTTGTACGGGTGCGTCCTGGGTATTCCACGGACGCGCACGTTTTCGGGGGAGTTGGCGCGTGAAGTATTCGGTGCTCATACCGTTTCTGCCGAGAAGGCCGGAACAGGTGTT carries:
- a CDS encoding NAD-dependent epimerase/dehydratase family protein: MSRPAERAPRPLVTVLGAAGFIGSAVTALLARRPVRLRAVVRRPVAVPGPGPAELEVRPADVTDRAALADAVAGSDAVIHLLAHRAPSGSWRVPEGDRTAERVNVTVMRDLVDILGAARGDGPPPVVVFAGTVGTDGGAASDASAPANAYQRQKLAAEELLHTASARGALCGTTLRLPTVFGPPTAPGREDRGVVTAMARRALAGEPLPLWHDGSVRRDLLYVRDAARAFVAALDHAPELAGRAWTVGTGHGVPVGELFRTIAALVGARTGRPPVPVVTVDPPDSAVGADLRGVTADPSAFRAATGWRPLAQPRAALEETVAALAAADGTVALAAADGTAALAAADGTAALAAADGTAAPAAADGSYGNAYDERSQL
- a CDS encoding NDP-hexose 2,3-dehydratase family protein; this translates as MRLPSELDRLLREARGRVYTRTERVPLAGLDGWHEDPATGSIRHRSGGFFSVEGVGVRRPGHPVPHWEQPIINQPEIGLLGLLVKDFGGVPHCLVQLKAEPGNRNGIQLSPTVQATASNYRRVHGGSPVPYLEYFAGASPVSPASPRRRVVADVRQSEQGAWFLRKRNRNMVVEVTEEVEVREGFLWLTLTELHGLLAVEDLVNMDTRSVLACLPSGPAVAAGPAATAGPDDFAASVVRSGRGDPPALHPTEAVLSWITDARVRTELEVRPRRLDELARWRYDEEGVSHDSGRFFSVIGVRVEASGREVNGWSQPMLAPHGTGIVAFLVTRVAGVLHVLAQVRAEPGYADVAELAPTVQCVPENYDVLPPAARPAFLDDVLGADPADVRFDTVLSEEGGRFYHARTRHLVVETPHLPEPPDFRWLTLRQFSDLLRHSHYVSMEARSLLACLRSLAVAAREPDGVPS
- a CDS encoding glycosyltransferase, whose product is MPRFSVICPTYNRGPAILSTLESVRAQTVEDWELIVASDGSDDDTDEVVAEVAARDGRVRLLRTPRFGFQAGPTNLALKEVSGEVVAYLDHDDRWDPHHLALLAEVFDEGASFAATRARKVTAAGEVVSVADPLTMCWHPELQLMNPLFENSCAAHRVELAERVGGWTESPIGLEDWDLWVRLTDTGARCTTLLDVSVSMLEDPSTRQHRLPCAYEHEIARFPDARGARAAYRALTHPRHFEAGYEAATRDLLEWYGSLADRGELVYPRGWQGGRAALERAVRRHVRAVRPVWHNLIIEPRDGHHALAMVLGTMSAAHAERYSAYFRRTMRHQQAFFEEVLPEGSVLR